GATCGGTGATCGCCTGCTGGTGCTGGCGGCGATGAATCTGTGCTCGCAGCAGATTGAAATGAAGAAGCAGCATCAGGAAGAACTCGAGCGTTACCAAGAGCAAGTCAGCGCCACGGTCGAGACCATCGCCAAGACCATCAATCAGGGTTGATGGGGTTGCGCACAACCAAAGAGTAAGATTGTCGATTGCGCTGTATACAATCGGCACGGCTGTTGCAGTGTTTCAGCCTCTTATTCTTTGGGGGTGCTCCATGCAGTTCTGGCGTCGCAGTATTCAATGGCAGCTGATCCT
This genomic window from Pseudomonas kribbensis contains:
- a CDS encoding cell division protein ZapA; this translates as MNHGTAGVKVISIMGEDYSIKAPAGEEQTLLDAALMLKAALADTKRKYPTLIGDRLLVLAAMNLCSQQIEMKKQHQEELERYQEQVSATVETIAKTINQG